A section of the Elizabethkingia anophelis R26 genome encodes:
- a CDS encoding sensor histidine kinase, translating to MNVSPVKIISAIFLTLCMAAIAMLYEKFHHLYDSKNITLLLVIIALLIITGINYVVLVFLFRNYDQRQIRKISQTFPEYFIQEENPTTFTELGEKITGMREEADARMVTMKEMENYRKEYLGNVAHELKTPLFSIQGYVETLMDGGVDDMNIRDKYLERIDKSVERILNIVQDLDMISRLESGQISLSLSKFDINILVRDIFDLLDLEAHKTGAKFLLTTSQSAVMVNADRNKISQVLINLLANAIHYANREKAQIVVNTIITGNEVLVEVKDNGMGIKPESLPRIFERFYRVESSRSRKDGGSGLGLAIVKHILEAHKKNIDVKSVYLEGTSFSFRLDLVK from the coding sequence ATGAATGTAAGCCCCGTTAAAATTATTTCTGCAATATTTCTCACGCTCTGTATGGCGGCAATTGCCATGTTGTATGAGAAATTTCATCACCTTTACGACAGCAAAAATATTACACTATTACTTGTAATAATAGCTTTACTTATAATTACCGGAATCAATTATGTGGTTCTGGTTTTCCTTTTCAGAAACTACGATCAGCGACAGATACGTAAAATCTCTCAGACATTTCCGGAGTACTTTATCCAGGAAGAAAATCCTACCACCTTTACCGAGCTCGGAGAGAAAATTACCGGGATGAGGGAAGAGGCGGATGCCAGAATGGTAACTATGAAAGAAATGGAAAACTACCGTAAAGAATATCTGGGTAATGTGGCTCATGAACTAAAAACACCATTGTTTTCCATTCAGGGATATGTAGAAACACTAATGGATGGTGGTGTGGACGATATGAATATCCGCGATAAATATCTGGAGCGGATTGATAAATCGGTTGAGCGAATTTTGAATATTGTTCAGGATCTTGATATGATCAGCCGACTAGAATCCGGGCAGATAAGCCTTTCTTTATCCAAATTTGATATTAATATTCTTGTCCGCGATATCTTCGATCTTTTGGATTTGGAAGCCCACAAAACAGGAGCTAAGTTTTTGCTTACGACTTCGCAAAGCGCAGTAATGGTAAATGCAGACCGTAATAAGATCTCTCAGGTACTAATAAATCTTTTGGCCAACGCTATCCATTACGCCAATCGTGAAAAAGCACAGATTGTTGTGAATACAATTATTACTGGCAATGAAGTGCTTGTTGAGGTAAAGGATAACGGAATGGGTATAAAACCTGAAAGCCTTCCCCGTATTTTCGAGCGTTTTTACCGTGTAGAATCCAGCCGTAGTCGTAAAGATGGCGGATCCGGACTAGGACTTGCCATTGTAAAGCATATTCTGGAAGCCCATAAGAAAAATATAGACGTTAAAAGTGTTTATTTGGAGGGAACCAGTTTTAGTTTCAGACTCGATTTAGTGAAATAA
- the gldC gene encoding gliding motility protein GldC: MRQTQISINVELDENHVPEKLTWNAQDGGIDNQETKAAMISVWDEKKHEALRIDLWTKEMPVDQMKMFFHQILVSLGHTYERATGEEDVAEKVMEFAEEFAALAKIKG, from the coding sequence ATGAGACAAACACAGATATCTATCAATGTAGAACTAGACGAAAATCACGTACCGGAAAAACTAACATGGAATGCTCAGGACGGAGGTATAGACAACCAGGAAACTAAAGCTGCCATGATCTCTGTATGGGATGAAAAGAAGCATGAAGCATTGCGTATAGACTTATGGACAAAAGAAATGCCTGTTGATCAGATGAAGATGTTTTTCCATCAAATTCTTGTTTCATTAGGTCATACTTATGAAAGAGCTACCGGCGAAGAAGATGTTGCTGAAAAAGTAATGGAATTTGCTGAGGAGTTTGCTGCTCTTGCAAAGATCAAAGGATAA
- a CDS encoding IS1096 element passenger TnpR family protein → MIYKVRVILDAKDSVFRDIEIKDKQTLWNLHLGIKSAFSLQGEELSSFYFSDEEWTEGNAIPLEDMSDEGDGETMSDIYLNEAFPEKGAKMLFKYGLLDLWEFFCELQEVTEEKPAVNYPITAFRFGNMPLKAPSKSGNGSGKMAMPMVDDEFGDISSDFKGDDFDDFDDDEEEEEGGYGDDLYDEEDLDKI, encoded by the coding sequence ATGATTTACAAAGTAAGAGTAATTTTAGATGCTAAAGACAGTGTTTTCCGTGATATAGAAATCAAGGATAAACAAACTCTATGGAATTTGCACTTAGGAATTAAAAGTGCTTTTAGCCTGCAGGGAGAAGAACTTTCTTCTTTTTATTTTTCAGACGAAGAATGGACAGAAGGAAACGCAATCCCATTAGAAGATATGTCAGATGAAGGAGATGGGGAAACCATGTCGGATATTTATTTAAATGAAGCATTTCCTGAGAAAGGAGCAAAAATGCTTTTCAAGTACGGCCTTCTGGACCTATGGGAATTCTTCTGCGAATTGCAGGAAGTAACTGAAGAAAAACCAGCAGTTAATTATCCTATCACAGCATTTAGATTTGGAAATATGCCATTAAAAGCACCATCTAAGTCTGGTAACGGGAGTGGTAAAATGGCAATGCCTATGGTAGATGATGAGTTTGGAGATATTTCTTCGGATTTTAAAGGAGACGATTTTGATGACTTTGACGATGATGAGGAAGAAGAAGAAGGAGGATATGGAGACGACCTTTACGATGAAGAAGATTTAGACAAAATCTAA
- the nadE gene encoding NAD(+) synthase has product MQSEKVIEHIVAWLKNYAEKAGMKGFVVGVSGGIDSAVVSTLAAMTGMKTLVLEMPIRQKEDQVSRAQEHIDFLKNKFPNVDGFRVDLTPTFDTFQKQVDVNDTDFPNEQLALANSRSRLRMITLYYYGQIHNLLVTGTGNKIEDFGVGFFTKYGDGGVDISPIADLVKTQVYEVARHLDIVESIQKAIPTDGLWDEERTDEQQMGASYPELEWAMSVYNTHKADDFSGREKEVFQIYDRLHRATLHKINPIPVCEIPETLLN; this is encoded by the coding sequence ATGCAATCAGAAAAAGTTATAGAACATATTGTAGCATGGCTGAAGAACTATGCAGAAAAAGCAGGCATGAAAGGCTTCGTAGTTGGTGTGTCCGGCGGAATTGATTCAGCAGTAGTTTCTACATTAGCAGCAATGACAGGTATGAAAACTTTGGTTTTAGAAATGCCTATCCGTCAGAAAGAAGATCAGGTGAGCCGTGCTCAGGAGCATATTGATTTTCTGAAAAACAAATTTCCTAATGTAGATGGTTTTAGGGTAGATCTTACTCCTACATTCGATACTTTCCAGAAACAAGTGGATGTAAACGATACTGATTTTCCAAACGAACAGCTGGCTTTAGCTAATTCACGTTCCCGTTTGCGTATGATTACATTATACTATTACGGACAGATTCATAATCTTTTGGTTACCGGTACCGGAAATAAAATTGAAGATTTTGGTGTTGGTTTTTTCACCAAGTATGGTGATGGTGGAGTAGATATCAGTCCGATTGCAGATTTGGTAAAAACACAGGTATATGAAGTTGCAAGACATCTGGATATTGTAGAAAGTATCCAAAAAGCAATTCCTACAGATGGATTATGGGATGAAGAAAGAACTGATGAACAACAAATGGGAGCTTCTTATCCTGAGCTGGAATGGGCAATGAGTGTTTATAATACTCACAAGGCTGATGATTTTTCCGGGAGAGAAAAAGAGGTTTTTCAGATTTATGATAGATTGCACAGAGCAACCCTGCATAAGATAAATCCTATACCAGTCTGTGAAATTCCGGAAACATTGTTGAATTAA
- a CDS encoding cystathionine gamma-synthase — protein sequence MKFNTKVIHGNQHAEPHTGSVNVPVFLTSTFAQKSPGQLRAGYEYSRGANPTRQALEDALASIENGARGLAFGSGLAAIDCVLKLLNPGDEVIAVDDLYGGTYRMFTRLFEKYQLKFTFVNFDDVSKIAELINDKTKLIWLETPTNPLMKLVDIKAVADLIQGKDILLAVDNTFASPYLQQPLDLGADIIMHSATKYLGGHSDVVAGALVAKTEELGEKLHFIQFASGGILGPHDSYLVLRGIKTLALRMQRHSENGIKVAQFLEKHPAIEHVFYPGLESHPQNDLAKKQMKDFGGMVSFTFKSGKKEDSVKFLENLRVFTLAESLGGVESLANHPAMMTHASIPAEKRAELGITDDLVRLSAGIEDIEDLLQDLEQALKAI from the coding sequence ATGAAATTCAATACTAAAGTCATTCATGGAAACCAACATGCAGAGCCCCATACAGGTTCTGTAAATGTACCGGTATTCCTTACTTCAACTTTCGCACAAAAAAGTCCTGGACAATTGCGTGCAGGATACGAATATTCCCGTGGTGCAAACCCAACACGTCAGGCATTAGAAGATGCTCTGGCAAGTATAGAGAACGGAGCCAGAGGTTTAGCTTTCGGTTCAGGCCTTGCAGCTATAGATTGCGTACTGAAATTATTAAATCCTGGTGATGAAGTTATTGCTGTAGACGACCTCTACGGTGGTACTTACAGAATGTTTACCCGCCTTTTCGAAAAATATCAGTTAAAGTTTACGTTCGTTAACTTCGATGACGTTTCAAAAATAGCTGAACTTATTAATGATAAAACAAAGCTAATCTGGTTAGAGACACCAACGAATCCTTTAATGAAGCTAGTAGACATTAAAGCCGTTGCAGACCTTATTCAGGGGAAAGATATTCTTTTAGCTGTAGACAATACTTTTGCCTCACCATACCTTCAACAGCCTTTAGACCTAGGTGCGGATATCATCATGCATTCTGCTACGAAATATCTTGGAGGTCACTCTGATGTTGTTGCAGGAGCTTTGGTTGCTAAAACAGAAGAATTAGGAGAAAAACTACACTTTATTCAGTTTGCATCCGGAGGTATTTTAGGTCCACATGATTCTTACTTAGTACTAAGAGGTATTAAAACTTTAGCATTGAGAATGCAAAGACATTCTGAAAACGGAATCAAAGTTGCTCAATTCCTGGAAAAACATCCGGCTATTGAACATGTATTTTATCCGGGATTAGAAAGCCATCCACAAAATGATTTAGCTAAAAAACAAATGAAAGATTTTGGCGGAATGGTTTCTTTTACCTTCAAATCTGGTAAAAAAGAAGATTCTGTTAAGTTCCTTGAAAATCTTCGTGTTTTCACATTAGCAGAATCACTTGGAGGTGTAGAGTCTTTGGCAAATCATCCGGCTATGATGACACACGCGTCTATTCCTGCTGAAAAACGTGCTGAATTAGGTATCACCGATGATCTTGTACGTCTTAGTGCAGGTATTGAGGATATTGAAGATCTATTACAGGATCTGGAGCAGGCACTGAAGGCTATATAG
- a CDS encoding response regulator transcription factor, producing the protein MSTKKILLIDDEPDILELLSYNLTKEGYLVETAKNGVEGIEKAKELIPDMILLDVMMPEKDGIETCQDLRNIKELEKTLIIFLSARGEEFSQLAGFQAGANDYITKVIKPKVLISKVNALMELTTRVATQAQQLKIGSLTIDKDNFRVTKGTQQFLLPKKEFDLLYLLASNTQKVFKRDEILEKVWGNDVIVGERTIDVHIRRLREKLGIDTIQTLKGIGYKLVV; encoded by the coding sequence ATGAGCACTAAAAAAATCCTTTTAATTGATGATGAACCGGATATTTTAGAATTATTATCCTATAATCTAACCAAAGAAGGATATTTGGTTGAAACCGCTAAAAACGGAGTAGAAGGAATTGAAAAAGCAAAAGAGCTTATTCCGGATATGATACTTCTGGATGTAATGATGCCTGAAAAAGACGGAATAGAAACGTGTCAGGATCTGCGTAACATTAAAGAGCTTGAAAAAACTTTAATTATTTTCCTTTCTGCACGTGGTGAAGAATTTTCTCAACTGGCAGGTTTCCAGGCTGGTGCTAATGATTATATTACGAAGGTAATAAAGCCAAAAGTACTTATTTCGAAAGTTAATGCACTGATGGAGCTTACAACACGTGTAGCAACACAGGCACAGCAATTGAAAATCGGAAGTCTTACTATAGACAAGGATAATTTCAGAGTAACAAAAGGAACTCAACAATTTTTATTACCAAAGAAAGAGTTCGACTTGCTTTATCTGTTAGCATCCAACACTCAGAAAGTTTTTAAAAGAGACGAAATTTTAGAAAAAGTTTGGGGTAACGACGTTATTGTTGGTGAGAGAACCATCGACGTACATATTCGTAGACTCAGAGAAAAATTGGGGATAGATACCATTCAGACTCTTAAAGGTATCGGATATAAATTGGTGGTGTAA
- a CDS encoding GNAT family N-acetyltransferase codes for MRPFEERDAEGLFLLDSNPEVMKYVGGVVSTKIEQSQQMIEFIQKQYKENGVGRLAVIEKSTNTLIGWSGLKYLTSEINGMKNVYELGYRFLPEYWGKGYATETARAALNYAFNEIKTDVVYAMAVTENTGSNRVLQKLGFEELGTFLDDGDLCYWYRLKKENYKQN; via the coding sequence ATGAGACCATTTGAAGAAAGAGATGCAGAAGGTCTCTTTCTTTTAGACTCTAACCCCGAAGTAATGAAGTACGTCGGAGGTGTGGTTTCGACAAAAATTGAACAGAGCCAGCAAATGATTGAATTTATACAAAAACAGTATAAAGAAAATGGGGTTGGCCGGCTTGCAGTAATCGAAAAAAGCACTAATACGCTGATCGGATGGAGCGGACTAAAATATTTGACGAGTGAGATAAACGGTATGAAGAATGTTTATGAACTCGGATATCGTTTTTTACCTGAGTATTGGGGAAAGGGCTATGCTACAGAGACAGCAAGAGCAGCACTGAATTATGCATTTAATGAAATAAAGACTGACGTGGTATACGCCATGGCTGTTACTGAAAATACAGGATCCAATCGTGTTTTACAAAAGTTAGGTTTTGAGGAGCTCGGAACTTTTTTAGACGATGGTGATTTGTGTTACTGGTATAGATTAAAGAAAGAAAATTACAAACAGAACTAG
- a CDS encoding TonB-dependent receptor plug domain-containing protein, whose protein sequence is MKSKMRITKLSIGVLFAFISTTSLMAQATQDTIKKNEAKNIEGVKLQGQRNKKTETAILQDQKKAVIQKQAMGAEEISRKGISNVEQGLTKVTGINSVEGRGLFVRGLEERYSYLLINGLGSPSNNPFQKIIALKQFPTDVVGKLNIYKTFNADLYGDFAGATFDIETLTYEKPFTKIEFSVGVNSQNTFRNNFKISPNADTFRGYLGLNSDKRQLPDPINGYQPSGYEFTKQEALNNFKDSWNVDNVKSMPNTGIGFTTAQKFKAGSTGNIGFLLSLNQANSYEYRNGNKNNFNESGDYRNRLMRETYTYGIESSALLGVGYKNKGTKIDLSAMFLQSSDNIIEDFRGYRDQQKQNPLFFRVNQQDISRFTNIQLIASQKIGDRHTFKAGGSWVNNFFQQPDRKIFAGKEIPGTQDLSMNYGGNNLIRQYFDVNGKNYFSAFAEYNVGLGERNEKNEFPINITAGYNGFADIRNISYRFIYGRLLDPANANVIINRDKPQAQFNEGLMKGAYSYFEGSQQNYKKHLYQFVNAGYINLNYKPNETWDILIGGRVENNMNITRYKDPKSNNYPDTENITKNQYFILPSLAIKKALNNNSNIRFAASKSITRPILIEYMPIEYINPDNENIVGNPLLKNSENYNIDLKYEWFPTSKEMIAFNAFGKIIDNAIERSYISSGNSTGTTITYFNSKRAKIIGLEVEGLIGLNRIIEGLDRWSLGANATFMYTDVERSEEQKNETDFLANRKRKLQGAAPWTVNADLKYEFKNSQNLTNTFSLVYNVSGKKIYGVGFGRLDNVYESPFHQLDFIYNTQLTKNWNLKFAIQNILNQQYKLDLGNRSLIPINETSLRMEDFKRGTNFNLTIGYTF, encoded by the coding sequence ATGAAAAGTAAAATGAGAATAACTAAACTCTCAATTGGTGTTTTATTCGCTTTTATTTCTACCACTTCCTTAATGGCTCAGGCTACGCAGGATACCATTAAAAAGAATGAGGCTAAAAATATTGAAGGCGTAAAATTACAGGGCCAAAGGAACAAAAAAACCGAGACGGCTATTTTACAGGATCAAAAAAAAGCGGTTATCCAAAAACAAGCCATGGGAGCTGAAGAAATTTCCAGAAAAGGGATTTCTAATGTAGAACAAGGATTGACAAAGGTAACAGGGATTAATTCTGTAGAAGGAAGAGGACTATTTGTAAGAGGATTGGAAGAGAGATACAGTTATTTGTTGATCAACGGACTGGGATCACCATCTAATAACCCTTTTCAGAAAATCATCGCATTAAAGCAGTTTCCAACTGATGTTGTAGGAAAACTTAATATTTACAAAACATTTAATGCAGATTTGTATGGTGACTTTGCCGGAGCTACTTTCGATATTGAAACCCTTACCTACGAGAAGCCTTTTACTAAAATAGAATTTAGTGTAGGAGTTAACTCTCAGAATACTTTCAGAAATAATTTTAAAATCAGTCCTAATGCAGATACTTTCAGAGGTTATTTAGGATTAAATTCTGATAAAAGACAACTTCCTGATCCTATAAACGGATATCAGCCAAGCGGATATGAATTTACAAAACAGGAAGCATTAAATAACTTTAAAGATTCCTGGAATGTTGACAATGTAAAATCTATGCCTAATACCGGAATAGGATTTACTACAGCCCAGAAATTTAAAGCCGGAAGCACTGGCAATATTGGTTTCTTATTATCCTTAAACCAAGCTAACTCCTATGAGTACAGAAACGGAAACAAAAACAACTTTAATGAATCCGGGGATTACAGAAACCGCTTAATGAGAGAAACATATACTTATGGTATAGAATCTTCTGCATTATTGGGTGTTGGTTATAAGAACAAAGGAACCAAAATAGATTTGAGTGCTATGTTCTTACAATCTTCAGATAATATTATCGAAGATTTCCGCGGTTACAGAGATCAGCAAAAACAGAATCCATTATTTTTCAGAGTAAATCAACAAGATATATCCAGATTTACTAACATTCAGTTAATTGCTTCTCAGAAAATTGGAGACAGACATACATTCAAAGCTGGTGGAAGCTGGGTGAATAACTTTTTTCAACAACCGGACAGAAAGATTTTTGCAGGAAAAGAAATCCCGGGGACACAGGATCTTTCTATGAACTACGGAGGTAATAACCTTATCCGTCAATACTTTGATGTAAATGGTAAAAATTATTTTTCTGCTTTTGCAGAATATAATGTAGGATTGGGTGAAAGAAATGAGAAAAACGAATTCCCTATTAATATTACTGCCGGATATAATGGTTTTGCCGACATCCGAAATATATCTTACCGCTTTATATATGGTAGACTATTAGATCCTGCAAATGCCAATGTGATTATTAACCGAGACAAACCTCAGGCTCAGTTTAATGAAGGATTAATGAAGGGAGCTTATAGCTATTTTGAAGGTTCTCAGCAGAATTATAAAAAACATCTTTATCAGTTTGTAAATGCAGGTTACATTAACTTGAATTACAAACCAAATGAAACCTGGGATATCCTTATCGGTGGACGTGTAGAAAATAACATGAACATTACAAGATACAAAGATCCTAAAAGCAATAACTATCCGGATACTGAAAACATTACAAAGAATCAGTACTTTATACTACCGTCTTTGGCAATTAAAAAGGCTCTTAATAATAATTCTAACATCAGATTTGCAGCTAGTAAATCTATCACAAGACCTATTCTTATCGAGTATATGCCAATTGAATACATTAACCCTGATAATGAAAATATCGTAGGTAATCCACTATTAAAGAACAGTGAAAACTATAATATTGACTTAAAATATGAATGGTTCCCTACCAGCAAAGAAATGATTGCTTTTAATGCTTTTGGAAAAATAATAGATAACGCAATTGAAAGATCATACATATCCTCAGGAAACTCTACAGGAACAACTATTACTTATTTCAATTCTAAAAGAGCTAAAATAATTGGTCTTGAAGTAGAAGGTTTAATTGGCCTTAACAGAATTATCGAAGGACTGGACAGATGGTCATTAGGAGCTAATGCAACCTTTATGTATACCGATGTGGAGAGAAGTGAGGAACAGAAAAATGAAACCGATTTTCTTGCAAACAGAAAAAGAAAACTACAAGGTGCTGCTCCATGGACTGTGAATGCCGATTTAAAATATGAATTTAAAAACTCACAGAATCTTACTAACACATTCTCTCTTGTTTATAATGTTTCAGGTAAAAAAATATACGGAGTTGGATTTGGTAGACTGGACAATGTATATGAAAGTCCTTTCCATCAATTAGACTTTATATACAATACACAGCTAACTAAGAACTGGAATCTGAAATTTGCAATACAGAACATACTTAACCAGCAGTACAAACTGGATTTGGGTAACAGAAGTTTAATTCCGATCAACGAAACCTCTTTGAGAATGGAAGACTTCAAACGTGGTACAAACTTTAACCTGACAATAGGTTATACATTTTAA
- a CDS encoding ribonuclease domain-containing protein, whose translation MNSKFLKIMLLFVVAFTAGIGVMSIINKNTGKRMPTTDEVVNYDPATSKNTQTDIATLTNEKVVADYVKKNKRLPDYYITKREAREKGWEPSKGNLCDVLPGKAIGGDYFGNREGKLPKENGRKYFEADVNYDCGRRDAERMVFSNDGLVFISKDHYKSFEQK comes from the coding sequence ATGAACTCTAAGTTTTTAAAGATTATGCTTCTTTTTGTTGTTGCTTTTACAGCAGGAATAGGAGTGATGTCTATAATTAACAAAAATACAGGGAAGAGAATGCCTACTACCGATGAGGTAGTAAATTATGATCCTGCAACTTCCAAAAATACGCAGACAGATATAGCTACGCTAACAAATGAAAAAGTTGTAGCAGATTATGTGAAGAAAAATAAAAGACTGCCTGATTATTATATCACTAAAAGAGAAGCCAGAGAAAAAGGGTGGGAGCCATCTAAAGGGAATCTTTGTGATGTTTTACCAGGCAAGGCAATTGGTGGAGATTATTTTGGAAACAGAGAGGGAAAGCTGCCTAAAGAAAATGGCAGAAAATACTTTGAAGCCGATGTAAACTACGATTGCGGAAGAAGAGATGCTGAGCGTATGGTATTTAGTAATGACGGACTGGTGTTTATAAGTAAAGATCATTATAAAAGTTTTGAACAGAAATAA
- a CDS encoding alpha-amylase family glycosyl hydrolase encodes MIGQLPTDWKHTANIYEVNVRQYTEEGTFKAFEKELPRLKDMGIKVLWFMPITPIAQEQKKGSMGSPYAAQDYTSVNPEFGTLQDFKDLVNSAHEQGFKVIIDWVANHTGWDHIWTKTHPEYYLHDADGSFHKASGMDDIIELDYTNQEMRREMIEAMKFWVREADIDGFRCDLASWVEVDFWEQARPETEKIKPLFFIGEYDELENPEYGKTFDASYSWKWMHLTEDFYKNNLPLSNLIDLLKQYSAIPYSSMRAWFTSNHDENSWNGTEYEKYGEMAKALAVFSVTWDGIPLIYSGQELPLRTKRLEFFEKDPIPWNGTYEMAEFYKKLLTLKSNNPALRGADDNVVTILLQNTASDKVFSYLRKNGDNEVLVILNMSRETELKFNLTNSYVSGSFRSLFSDTEHDFTSQKAFVMQPFEYMVFEK; translated from the coding sequence ATGATTGGACAATTACCAACGGATTGGAAGCATACAGCCAATATTTATGAGGTTAATGTAAGACAATATACAGAAGAAGGAACTTTCAAAGCTTTTGAAAAAGAATTGCCACGACTAAAGGATATGGGAATAAAAGTATTGTGGTTTATGCCCATTACTCCTATTGCTCAGGAACAGAAAAAAGGAAGTATGGGGAGTCCGTATGCGGCGCAGGATTACACATCTGTTAATCCTGAATTCGGAACCTTACAGGATTTTAAAGATCTTGTGAATTCCGCACATGAGCAGGGCTTTAAAGTAATTATAGACTGGGTAGCCAACCATACAGGTTGGGATCATATATGGACTAAAACGCATCCTGAATATTATCTGCATGATGCCGACGGAAGCTTTCACAAAGCTTCGGGTATGGACGACATTATCGAACTTGATTATACAAATCAGGAAATGCGTCGGGAAATGATTGAAGCCATGAAATTTTGGGTAAGAGAAGCCGATATAGATGGATTCAGATGCGATTTGGCGTCCTGGGTTGAAGTTGATTTCTGGGAACAGGCACGCCCTGAAACAGAGAAAATAAAACCTTTATTTTTTATTGGTGAATACGATGAACTGGAAAATCCGGAATATGGAAAGACATTTGATGCCAGCTACTCATGGAAATGGATGCACCTTACGGAAGACTTTTATAAAAACAATCTGCCACTTTCGAATCTTATAGATCTGTTAAAGCAATATTCAGCTATTCCATATTCCAGTATGCGGGCCTGGTTTACGTCTAACCACGATGAAAATAGCTGGAATGGTACCGAGTATGAGAAATATGGTGAAATGGCCAAAGCATTAGCTGTGTTCAGCGTTACATGGGACGGAATTCCTTTAATTTATAGTGGTCAGGAATTACCTTTGAGAACTAAAAGACTGGAATTTTTTGAAAAAGATCCTATTCCATGGAACGGAACTTATGAGATGGCAGAATTTTATAAAAAACTGCTGACTTTAAAATCTAATAATCCGGCTTTAAGAGGTGCTGATGACAATGTTGTAACAATTCTGCTTCAGAATACAGCATCGGATAAAGTATTTTCTTATCTACGCAAAAATGGAGATAATGAGGTTCTGGTAATTCTTAATATGTCCAGAGAAACAGAACTTAAATTCAACCTTACGAATTCTTATGTTTCGGGTAGCTTCAGAAGTTTGTTTTCTGATACGGAGCATGATTTTACCAGTCAAAAAGCTTTTGTAATGCAGCCTTTTGAATATATGGTTTTTGAAAAATAA
- a CDS encoding barstar family protein: MKEVFIDFSQIGDYEEFYEQLKEKLPLPDYFGDNLDGLYDVLTGDVEMPLHIEFVNLSVDQLETFEDLLETMEDAEENVEGFTFSYFLEQFEDED; the protein is encoded by the coding sequence ATGAAAGAAGTATTCATAGATTTTAGTCAGATAGGTGACTATGAAGAATTTTACGAACAACTAAAGGAGAAACTTCCGTTACCTGATTATTTCGGAGACAATCTGGATGGTTTGTATGATGTGCTAACAGGCGATGTAGAAATGCCTTTGCATATAGAATTCGTTAATCTTAGTGTAGACCAGCTGGAGACTTTTGAAGATTTGTTGGAGACAATGGAAGATGCAGAAGAAAATGTTGAAGGCTTTACATTCTCCTACTTTCTGGAACAATTTGAAGATGAAGATTAA